A window of Ranitomeya variabilis isolate aRanVar5 chromosome 2, aRanVar5.hap1, whole genome shotgun sequence contains these coding sequences:
- the CCDC25 gene encoding coiled-coil domain-containing protein 25, which yields MVFYFTSNVVSPPYTIYMGKDKYENEDLIKYGWPEDIWFHVDKLSSAHVYLRLHQGQTIDDIPKDVLTDCAHLVKGNSIQGCKMNNINVVYTPWSNLRKTGDMDVGQIGFHRQKDVKSINVEKKVNEILNRLEKTKDERFPDLAAEKESRDREERNEKKAQIQEMKKKEKDEVKKKKDMEELRNYTSLMKSENMSSNQDGNDSDEFM from the exons ATGGTGTTCTACTTCACTAGTAATG TCGTCTCTCCGCCGTATACGATATACATGGGAAAGGACAAGTACGAGA ATGAAGATCTTATAAAATACGGCTGGCCGGAAGATATCTG GTTCCATGTGGATAAGCTTTCCTCCGCTCACGTTTACCTCCGGTTACACCAG GGACAGACGATAGACGACATCCCGAAAGACGTCCTGACGGACTGCGCACATCTGGTGAAGGGCAACAGCATCCAAG gcTGCAAAATGAACAACATCAATGTGGTTTACACGCCGTGGAGCAACCTGCGCAAGACCGGAGACATGGACGTCGGTCAGATCGGGTTTCATCGGCAGAAAGAT GTGAAGAGCATCAATGTCGAGAAGAAAGTCAACGAGATCCTGAACCGGTTGGAAAAAACGAAAGACGAGCGGTTTCCGGACCTGGCGGCAGAGAAGGAATCCCGAGATCGGGAGGAGAGGAACGAGAAGAAGGCTCAGATCCAGGAGATGAAGAAGAAAGAGAAGGATGAAGTGAAGAAGAAGAAAGATATGGAAGAACTCAG GAATTACACCTCCTTGATGAAGTCAGAAAATATGTCTTCTAATCAG